The nucleotide window TTAGAGTAGGAAgcaataataaaactgattgGGAATATAACAATTGGAATGGAAGCAACCGTCATTTCTATGTGAACAACAGAGCTGCCTGAACAAGAAAGGTCCAGAAGAGGTTCCatatcacagaaaaaatggtCAATGATGTTCGGTCCACAAAACCATAAATTGTACACTGTTAGTATTTCAACCAATGACAGTACAATGCTCATCAACCAGGAAAGAAGAACTAGCTTCATGCaagtttcatgttttattatggTGTTGTACAGTAAAGGATTACAAATAGCAATATATCGATCATAGGACATGACAGTGAGGAGAAAACACTCGTAAACCTCcgccaatacaaagaaatataattgTGTTATGCAGCTAGAGAAGGACATGGCAATGGGGCTATGGAGTAGAAGATGGAGCATGTTGGGTACGATATCTGAACTCAGCAGAATGTCTGATATGGAAAGTTGggtgaggaagaagtacatgggagtgtGAAGGTTCTTGTTGGAGGACACCAATAAAATAATCAGGAGGTTCCCACAAATTGTCACACaatatatgaaaagaaagaaagtaaaacagaatatttgaaaAAGATGGGAACCCTGAAATCCCAATAATATGACATTGGTGATCACAGTAAGATTGTTGTAAATTTTCATCTATATgatggaaagaaagaaatatatttattgtcgTAGTAGaaggaaattattaataataaataatgcaaatggCTATCTGCTCTATCTTTTATAGCAATGTGAAAAGTATTTCTATTACACGTATGCTAAATCATTCCAGGGGAAAGGTTTTTCCAGGTTATTGATGTCATATTGGCTGTAGGAATTATTACAaagggcctgtttttttaaagttcctgGAGTCCTGAGGTCTAGAGGAGATGGACTAATAttggagaaccagggtgatctaAGAAACCTAgaactgatttcctaaaaataatttattttttggcaaatgatttcattCCTAAACCAGTTCCATTCCAAGattactggatcacccacattttcccatgatagtcctaCTTCTCTAGTCTcggggagcttcaataaatcaggcccagtgtgtcaaatactcttttaaattttaattttaggcaAATAGCTATTTAAATTAAGATATTTACTTATTTAGTTGGCTGTTGGGCTGCCCATAGGGTTAGCTAATTCTTCCTGCAGCTTAACAACCAACTAGCTTCTAATTGTAGACCATGGCTTTGGGTAAAAAATGTTGCAACAgattaacaaaaacatatttagttaAGGATATTGTATATGATAAGGCATGTTGTCAACCgtactaaaaacacattttaaatttgcatataCAAAATGAGCTTTTCTTATTGTGaaagaataattataaaaataaaaaaaacctttgctccATGTGATATGTGATCATGTTGGTACCACAACACTTCAAATAATGAGACATACTTCAGTAATCATTTGCATCATTCTTGCAGATCTTATTGATGTTGTGTCTGAGTTCTTTCAGAGTATTGCTGTGTGAATGTATACAATACCACTAGCTCTATTTATAAGTACAATTCTTATCTAAAGGCTCAAGAGATGTTTAATTGGAGTCTCAAATGTGTCGATTGATATTGCTTGCTATAAATTctatatatgaaaacatattaatgttggctttgtttttcacatttgattAATGGAGAATTATATTGATTTTGgcaatttaaattgtatattttactcAATGCACAACtccagccatttaaaaaaaattacttggtCAGACTTTATGGTTATTGGTTTTGAGGTCATGGGACAAAGCAATGATTACACTTAACAAAATTTAACTTCCCTTTGACACCCATTCCTTAACCTGGATAGATATATTACTTATTCCTGAGGCCCATACTTTTTCATCTATTTCCTAGGATTGCTTCACCCTATGACTTCCCCAAACCAACACTCCCTCCAATAGACCCGGACCATTTACTCCACTATTTGACAATCCAGCTTTTCCATTGAAGGCATTCCCCTTCCTCTCCTAGGCCCAACACGATCACCATCATTTGGGAGCTGTTTTGCAAGGAGCCCCCTTGTCCTCAATACCGGTCCTGCAGGCTGCTTCTCCAGATAGAGTCTTATCATGTAATCATTTCAATAATTCCAGGTAACTTCCTTTCTGGCCTTGCTTCTATAGTTCCGCACCTTGATCCACACCTATACTTTATTTGGGAGTCTTCTTCTCCAGCCTGATAAATCTAGGCATTTGGTACCTGCCATTTATGCCATTCTCCTCCATGACTCACAGTTCTGATCCTTCTATTTCAATGAGATGATGGGAAAAGAAATACAGATTCTCCCCCTATGAAGAGAATAGGGAGAAAGTATGCATATTGACTCataggacatgatttattaaagctctctgagactgaagaggatacattttcatttgttaagCTAGGTGacatagcaaacctggaacaaatctagtccaggactgaaaacatttgctaaaaaacagcaaatgactgttaagaaatccattgcaggtttgctggatcacccagactcactgatgaaagtgtatcctctccagcttttggagagctttaaaaaatcaggcccgtAAACTTTCTTTTCTACCAATGTGCCCTCCGTTTCATTATTTTCTATGAACCCACGGTTCCTAGGCTCTACTAAGAGGGATGTCTTGTGGCATTTTCTGATAGGCACCAGAATGCAGCAGAGAGTAGCTAGTGGAGTTAGAGCGTAGACACATGAAACATCTAGTGGTTGCGAATAACAATACATTAGAAAATTATATGGTTGTTACTTGGTCCCCTGGAGTACTTTTAAAGCCAAATCATAGTTCAAGCCCTTCATTCCATGGCATTTTCAGATCTTTGAGTAATTTAATTCTTGCTTGACTGCTTTCCCTTTCTTATTCACTTTTCTATCCtcccttcatttattttttctcttctctctcattTTTATCTTCCAGGCTACCCTCATGAGTGACCATCTAGTCCATCTTTGGTTCTATACATTGTTCAAAGTGACCCCATTACTGGTTTCTTCGCAGGGGCTATACAATAtgacttttatttacattataccCTAAATGTgttcttattattttttgctgcatttttatttctttttttcccaccatatgaacaatatattgttttttgtttgtttgttttttttttttgcgatcttcgaagttttaaatttattgttgTAATTGACATTTACTCTTGTATTCTACTACTTTCTTCTTTCTAGTTTTCTTAATATGTAAACATTATTCTATCATATAAATAATGCTAAAAGTTTACCAGGATGTCAAGGTATGAATTACTGCAGGTTGTGCTATAATACATGCCTGGACGGTGAAGTCACAGCTCCCACCAGCCACCGGCCCAACATATCTTATTATTTGTACTGGCCCAAGACACCAATCTGGTTCCAATCTGATTATTTTATGATTTCAGTTCTAATTATACATCCTATTAACAACCAAGCTTAGTTAGCCATTAGGTAGTGGTGTTTGGGAATTGGTGGCTAAGCCAATATAGTCGTCGAGAACTGTATGTCAGATACTTCAGCTCTACTGTGATagttgaaaaaattgaaaatgtaactaAGCCCAAGatcaaaattgtaataaattgcattttactaATCCAATGTTATTATAACGAGGGGAAAGATTAAGAAAGAAAACAGCCACCGCATATCAGGACCGGCAAGCTGAAATACCGTTTGCAGATTTTTCTATGTCTTGATGTCTTTATTTCTCAAACTATAAATAGgggatttattttttggaattattACAGTATAGGACACTGATAAAGCTTTACTCAGGTTATCAATTTTATTCTTGTAAGAGCCATGTACGTAAAAAATAATGTTCCAAAAAACATGGACACCATAATCAGGTGGGAAAAACAAGTAGAAAAGACTTCCTGTCTGCTGGTAGGTGACTGAAGTTTTAAAATGGTGTAAATGATGTAAGATGCaggaataaaatggaaatatagcTAATGGAAAAGAAGCAATGATTTCTAGGTGTAAATTAGAGGTGTCTCAACAAGAAAGGTCCAGAAGAGGTTTCATGTCACAGAAAAAATAGTCAATAGTATTTGGCCCTCATGACCATAAATTATACACTGCTATGGTTCCAAAATATGACGGTACAATGCTCAGTAACCAAGAAACAAGAACTAGTTTTGTGCAGATTTCATGTTTCATTATAGTGTTATACTGTAAAGGCTTATACATAGCAATATATCGATCCTAGGACATGACGGGGAGGATAAAGCACTCAAACTTccaccaatacaaagaaatagaATTGTGCTATGCAGCTAGAGAAGGCAATGACATCGGGGCTATGGATTAGAACATGGAGCAAGTTAGGAATGATATTTGAACTCAACAGATTGTCTGATATGGAGAGAAAATGAAGGGAACTCTGAAATCCCAATACTATGACATTGGTGATCACAGTAAGGTTGATGTCAAATTTTGACTGCATGGTAGAGAAAAAGAGACATGTGTTAACTATAGTAGAATTAATGGAAGTACTGGATGAAAGTGGCCACACAAGAGGACAAATATTGTATGAATTTTATAAGTGGCTATATGTGGCTATCTGCTTATGACAAGATGATTTACCTGTCATTTTTGTGGATCCATTTCTGATATTTGCACACCTCTTGTTCATTATGGAAGgacaccaaatttttttttctgttgcaccTGATGATCAGGCCAATAACAGTACAGCACATTGTGTTGTAATTGACTATTGGACTGCTTGCAGGTCTGCTTATGGCTCCTGCAGCTCAATGGTCAACCAGATTGGCTTGCTCAATACCTCTACAATAGGCAACCGTTGGCTTAGTGTGGTCAATCTTCAAAAGAAATTGTTGCTAATGGCATGTTCAGGTACAAAACACTGCAACAGATTCACCGAAAAAATTGTTTTGGAGAAGAATATTGCATGTAGTGAGACATGATGACAAGTATAGTGAAGATGAAAAATGATCTTTTCCTAATggtaaagaataataattttgctCCATGCCACTCATTTGTTTGTACTGAGTTACTTTGTATCAGCGTATTGTTCAGGTATACTGCACTAcaagctgtatttatatataaatacaattcctATTTAAAGGCTCCAAGGAACATTTAATTCAAAGTCTGAAATGGGCTAGTTGATATGGTGagctaaaaacacattaaaagataaaaaaaatgttgtctttttttttgcatttgattaatggaaaactatatattttttgttgttttattgcatatttgaCCTAAAATACAGCTcaagttatattatttatatatgttatgaCTAATATGGTTTCAGTTGGTTAAATATTTGgtatcatttttgtattgtactAAAATATGTAATAGTGAGAGCCCTGACTCATGTATTGATGCACAATCTTTCCATGGTCAATCTCAAAGCTTCTGTCAcatataacagggaggggagggtaacagaaaggtgtatatactactaggcctcaaatgactagggaaaagggaatggtcaccccttgcagacaccctaatctggccctaactcctaaccatatgagcatcgggtttgctggatcacccagcttcaccaatgaaagtgtatcccctccagccttggacagctttattaaaacaggctcGATGTGTGGGGCATATGGAAAGGCGTAATTAATGGGAAGGAGTGTGGATTGGATGACTGTTTTACTATTGATTTGTCAAATTGAGGCGCTGATACCACTGAGCCCTGCAGTATACAAAACCTGGTGTTTTACCCATGGGTGACACATTATAGGCAGACCACAACGGTGGTGTTGGCAGCAGATAAGTGAAAAAAAGGCCTAATTTACAAAGTCCTATGGAAACCTGGGAAAAGCTGTTGACTAAACATGTAAAATCTTGAAGCACATGATGTTAAAGATAGCAATTAACTGCCCCTTGTTTCTATACAAATTTTGCACTCACAATTTTTGTCAATCCATCAGAATTTTTCTCATTAATGGTGGTGGGCATTTATGGTTTGACACATTATCATCACTCCTGCATGCTTGTGTGTCCACTTTACTGAATGGCAGAACTTTCATTACTTTGTCTCCCTATGGTCATGGTGCTATTCTTCATCCTAATTGTCTGACAGCTAAATGTTTGCCAAGACACCAATTATATGTCGAAATTCAATTGCATCCTTACAACCTGATTGTGGGGCAATGGTAGAATTATGGAAGGGTGAGAGGGGCATTAGCAGCGGCTGTTCACTGGTTGCTATACTCCTGGTAGGAGAAATGGGAAAATCTTTGTCAGCCATTAGACTGTATTTATTGTCTAGCACGGCTACTCTGAGAAATAAAAGGCAGATATGGCGTGCTTGTAAAAGGAATGACCCAACCATAGCTTTATCTTACCGAACCAGCATACCCACTTATTTCATACTTCTTCTtgacatttctttaataaagggCATTGCCTAAATTTATTAACAGGTATGGtattaactgaaaaaaatccaCAAGCAAAGATTTCAAGGAGTGCAGGTGATCAGAAGCCAGACTCAAGCAGATATCTGAACATTTCCTATCCTGATCTTAAATGGTGGCACCTTCTCAACTCAAAATTGCTAAGCAAACAACCTCTATAGGtgtccatctaaaaaaaaaagcccatttcTCCATTGTATGCACATAAAGTAAGAAATTGAGACTGAGAATTTGCATAAAGCTccatcaaaatttttattttttaaactataaataatTGGATTACTACAGTGTACAACAATGACAAAGCTTTGCTTGGATTATAGGATTGTCCTTTTGTAGGAAGTATGTAAATATAGAACAATGATCCATAAAACATGAACACCACAGTCAGGTGAGAACTACAAGTGGAGAAGGCCTTCTGCATGCTGGTAGTTGTTGGAAGTCTTAggataaataacaaaataattacaataaatggAAAAACACACACAGGAATAGAAAAGAACCATTTCCATATGAACAATGGAGGTATCGGAGCAAGAAAGATCCAAAATAATTTCTAGGTCACGGCAATAATGGTCAATAATATTTGGTCcacaaaacaatacattacacactgttatcaataaaattaatgtaatacAAATGCTAAATAATCCATAACAGGAGGATCATTTTAATGCAGAAAACGTGTTCCATAATATTGTTGTACCGTAGAGGACTGCAGATGGCCACGTATCGGTGATAGGACATCAGAGCCAGGAGAACACTTTCATAAACTTCTGTTAACATAAAGAAATACGGTTGTAGTCTCTAGTCCTTTAGGAGACCATGGAGCAGCACCGGTTCAATAACTGAACTCAGCAAAATGGATATGGAGAGTTGGGTGAGGAAGAAATACATTGGAGACTGGAGGCTCGTGCTGTAAGACACCAATTTGATGAGCAAGAAGTTCCCACAAATGGTCAGAAATTAGAACGAACATGGCGAAGAGGACCAATTGGAAGGGGGAGACAATCTGAAAGCCTAGGAGGATGATCTCAGCGATCGTAGTCTGATTGTTGTAAAGTTTGGCCTTTCAGATGTAAGAAGGTTGTATTGTACATTACATGCAAATTGTACTTTCTTTACCAAGGATTTACCCAATGTTTATCCAAAATTCAAACACGTTGGGGGTAGGCAGTAGATCCTACtgttaaaaagcaatatttatctTGACAAATAAGCAAATATCCTTAAAAATACAGGTTTAGGGATTAGTGCATTCATGTTTCAATGCCTACAGAATACAAAATGCATGCTCACTGTCTTTTTACTGAACTTCattgtgttttaatatgtattggacctaatttttttacatttattataaggtTTTCCAGGGTCCTATAGCAGACGAATCCTGAGGTTTTCAGAAGGGGAATATAGGCAGGCCTTGGAGTAGAGGCAGAGCATTGAAAAGGTCTGCACAGGTCTCGTAGCAGAGGCAGTGAACATTGAAGAGCCTTTATCAGTCTCGTATCAGAGGCAGCACTTTTTTAGAGAGGTCATTCCAAAAATTAGAGCTTTACCCCTTACGGtttaactttttatcatttttttctttttagtggtGGTAGAGGCGGAAGCAAAGAGAGCGTTGGGTGGAATAAAGTGAAGGAAGATATGACAAGAACACTGTGATTGCTGGATAGCCCAGCACCAATAATTAGTCATCAGAATAATTTAGTAATAAGCACCACCACCAGATAGAGGTATGATGGAACATATATATGTTCCATCATGGAGAAAGACTTATCTAAAGCTAAATAATGTAATCCACCAGGGGTTGGAAATGTCAAAGAAGACCTAGACCTTTCTGCATGTTCTACAAACTGGCCAGATGCTTATCCTGGATACCCAGAAGTCGATTTGGACTTTGGGACATTAGTTTAGGTTAAAGATATCCAAGCTGGGGCTTACATATCCATTGACCATCATGACCATGCAAAATTGCTTTTCCcatgtcactcaaatgggaaatTTATACCCCTTTTACAAATGTACACACAGTTAATAGAACTAAATACATAGCACATGTACAGATATATTTGAAATTTTCgggattaaaaaaacaacagacacACAAAACACTTTCACAGACATATCACCCATATGTAAGAACAACATTTCCCATTCCAATCATGCACTtctgtaatagggtgacaataCTCACTCACCCTAGGATCACCCGAGGATCACCAGCTGATAATGAAGGGAAAATCAGTAACATTCAAAGAAGAAATGCCTATAACAGTATTACGACCACATCCTCAAAATAGATTTATTCAATAAACAAGTTCAATGAACTATAATGAGACATTCAATTGGCCTTGAAAATATATGCTTCATCAACAtatatacaagtattttttttcctccttttttaagCATCAGAAAAAATTctggtaaaaaaatgtacttgtataTTTTGTCAAGGCAAATTGAAGGTCCCATTGTGGCTcacttaaaccaaaaaaaaaaacaaaaactcactcacctttacatTCGAAGATGCATCGATCAATCCAgaagtttcctggatcaggttCTACATCACTCTTATATCCTCCTTCGTCCCCGAATGAAGGATGCGCCGAGCACCGCCATTTTCTACCTCCTTCTtcatatgtcacccaatcttgtactgcGCAGGCACAATATTgtgtgacatagattgggaaaaaaaagagcaaatttcCCTGCGCAAGCCTATTCCGGGAGGCTCAGTACTTCTTTTTCAGCCCATTGATTCACCACAATGATGAAGACAAAAGGGCAGTggctttactctttttttcccgtctttttttttttttaaaaaaacctttaaacctccttctaaaaaaaaagaaggtaatttttactttatataaattgtttgtttatttttttatgtaaagtaaaaattttggtttaggtttgctttaacctACAGTTTATAAAATTTAATGGGTTCACCATATCAAAGGATGACTAGCTAACTGTAATATattagtttttgggtttagaccAGAACACTGTAAAAGAAGAACATGTTTGTACATCTCGTCATTTAgaaattttaatgataaaaacattaggtacaactttttttataacttgtttTAAGTCTGCATTCCTCAGGCTGTATATAATTGGATTTAACATTGGGGTCAGTACAGTGTATAACAATGATAGGAATTTAGTTATATTCCATAACTGTTTTCCCCTAGGTACCAAATAGACAGAAACTAGAGTACCATAAAACATGGAAACAACAATCAGATGGGCGCTGCATGTTGAGAAAACTTTCTTTCGACCTGTAATAGATGGGATTTGGAAAATAGTAATTATGATATAAACATATGATACaatgataagaaaaaaaggaataacagCAAAAAGTGTGGCGCATATTGTTCGTTCTATTTGTACAATGGTGGTATCGGAGCAGGAAAGCTCAAGGATTGGGTCAAGATCACAGAAAAAGTTATCCATTATATTAGGACCACAGAAATCGAATCTTGATATGGGCAAAGTATAACTCAATACTGCCAAACACGTTAAAATCCAAGTTGTGATAATTGTTATCCAGCAAAATTTGTGGCTCATTAACATAGGATAATGCAACggcttacagatggccaaataccGGTCGTAGGACATCACTGTGAGAAGAAGACATTCTGATGTTTCTGCGATGGCAAAGAAGTAAAACTGAGTGATGCAACTAGACACTGAAATGACGGTAATACTTTCTTCCAAGATAGCATCGAGTGTGTTAGGAAGAATATCAGTTACCAATAATATATCAGCTACAGCgagctgggagaggaagaagtacatgggagaatggagggATTTACTGTAGAACACCATTGTGATGATCAGAAGGTTTCCACATATTGTCACACAATAAGACAGAAGGAATAGGAAGAAGACCAAAAATGTTATAACGTGCGGAAACTGAAACCCTATGAGGTAGATCACAGATTGTGAGCTTGTATTTTTCTTATCCATAAGGCAAGATCTAAAGATAGaatactatttttctttttaaagcaatggttaaaaaaaacgccacattttattaaaaaggtgAGAAGAGATAGAAACAGATCATGTagataaaaagaaaggaaaaaacttTCCAAGTATGGCTTTCAATAATAGATGGGAttttaaaaaaggtgaatattacacaaatttataataaaacgATGACAAAAAATAGGAGGACACCAACAACTTTTACAGATGATGATGTTACTAATAGCTGAACAATGGTGGTATTGGAGTAGAAAAGTTCAAAGACTGGatcaaaataatggaaaaaattgcaaattatatTGAATCCAcaaaattgtaattataataTGCATAAAGTAGAAGTAAATACGGCAAGAAAACTCAAACACCAACTTGATAACTGTTATGAAGCAAAACTGATGGTTCAATAATAGAGTATAATGCAACGATACACAGATGGCCAATTACCCCTCATAAGACATGAATGTCAGAAGAAGATTTCCCAAACTTTTCAACACCAAAGAAAGACAGTTGGTTGATGGAACTGAAAATTGATCTTAGGGTGTATTTTATATCAAAACAGCATGGAGCATGTTAGGATGAATCTTAGTTGCCAAAAGGATTTCTGAAAGAGAGTGCTAGGAAATAAGAaacaaaagcataataaaatgttaatgaacAAAGATTTtaatagagagaaagaaaggttacagaaaataccaaaaaaacatatgcaatacattttttcctattctACATAAGTCACAGGAACTGAAAATAGGAACTGCAAGACTAAGTTGAGATTTGACCACTGCCAATTAGTCCTTAACAGCCTCAATGTCCCAGTTATTAGCTTGTTTTGAGATAGCGTCAACATTTTACAGTCGAAAACCATATCATTACCTatttctcaaaggagctcacacgCTGAGATTCCCACTGTAGTCATACATCAATAACACAGGTttaggccaattttgggggacgtcaataaacttaactgcatgtttttggaatgcatgCAGATTTCCTTATCAATTTCTTTAATCTGAGAAAATAAGTAATAGATTTCAATAAATAGAATTTTGTATATTGCTTACACAgaaacaatcaataaataaagaaataaacaaagcaagTAAAATAATCATAGGTagcaaaaaaggtaaaagttttgttctttgtcaaaaaaaaaaaatgtgcatacttgaaaaataaatactgttttaatacattatatttcatagttacatagttgaaaaaaagacatcaagttcaacaatGAACATAAACTtatctcttttttaaataattacatctgTGCTCTACAAAAGGTTGAAAACATCTTTATCAATACAAAGCTAAGAAAATGTTAATTAATGTAGCAAATATAACTAAAATTCACCTTACCCAGGAGCGTTTGTTCAGTTAATTCTGAACTGTTACTTTTACAGTACAGCTCAAAAACGATACAGTTTTCCTTGGCTTTTATAGAAAACAGAATTAATGAGACTGAGCTACTGGGAATATGAATGTGTACACATATTCTCTTAGGAACCATTATCACTTGATTAGGATGCATACCTGGGGAAATTatttctagaaatatttttttcccagtggATGACTTAATTGTGTATTATTAGTAAATCAAACCAACAGTGCAATGTCAATCAAACATTCTGACTTCTACTCACATACAGTACAAAAATAGATTGTATGATATAAAACATGTGTAAAATATTACTGGTGTACAAACGTCAATGCTAGAACGAATGTGGAGCAGATGTCTTACGATATTGTCTATAAAAGTATTATCTGTGTTTATTGTGAGTTGACAAGGTTATGTTTGATATGCCAATAAAAGACATTGCATGCGTGATTGATGTGATAATCGAGAATATGTC belongs to Pyxicephalus adspersus chromosome 2, UCB_Pads_2.0, whole genome shotgun sequence and includes:
- the LOC140322160 gene encoding olfactory receptor 5P55-like, with protein sequence MKIYNNLTVITNVILLGFQGSHLFQIFCFTFFLFIYCVTICGNLLIILLVSSNKNLHTPMYFFLTQLSISDILLSSDIVPNMLHLLLHSPIAMSFSSCITQLYFFVLAEVYECFLLTVMSYDRYIAICNPLLYNTIIKHETCMKLVLLSWLMSIVLSLVEILTVYNLWFCGPNIIDHFFCDMEPLLDLSCSGSSVVHIEMTVASIPIVIFPISFIIASYSNIIYHILKIPLTTSRQKAFSTCISHLTVVSIFYGTMFFTYILPTKGQSSTWNKVLAVLYTVVSPLINPIIYSLRNKDIKTALEKSTHYGHFWFCLV